A genomic region of Arachis hypogaea cultivar Tifrunner chromosome 5, arahy.Tifrunner.gnm2.J5K5, whole genome shotgun sequence contains the following coding sequences:
- the LOC112802018 gene encoding uncharacterized protein, which translates to MLLCKINGDSYSSVTSIRIESWLSVSEQAKGRSNMTNFIGLRLPLLGAGFSSCSCSCFSKRAQIILLKKWDKGGFVKAYPRRMVLGIGASFLGMASSAFQGSKSFIASARINPGPSVNEILKNVEWPEQFPFKDEDFQRFDESSDALFYDAPRFVTHIDDPAIAALTKYYSEVFPPSNTPGVSILDMCSSWVSHFPPGYKQERVVGLGMNEEELKRNPVLTEYVVQDLNVNPKLPFEDNSFDVITNVVSVDYLTKPLDVFKEMRRILKPGGLAIMSFSNRCFWTKAISIWTSTGDADHVMIVGAYFHYAGGFEPPQAVDISPNPGRSDPMYIVYSRKLPTA; encoded by the exons ATGTTGCTGTGTAAGATCAACGGTGACAGTTACAGTTCAGTTACTTCAATTCGGATAGAGTCATGGCTCAGTGTCTCTGAACAAGCTAAGGGTCGGTCCAACATGACCAATTTTATAGGACTAAGGTTACCACTTCTTGGTGCTGGCTTTTCTTCTTGTTCATGTTCATGTTTTTCTAAAAGGGCGCAAATAATTCTTCTGAAGAAATGGGACAAGGGTGGTTTTGTTAAGGCTTATCCTCGTCGCATGGTTTTGGGCATTGGTGCTTCATTCTTGGGTATGGCCTCTTCTGCTTTTCAGGGTTCCAAATCATTCATTGCCTCTGCTAGGATAAACCCTGGTCCATCTGTTAATGAG ATACTGAAGAATGTGGAATGGCCAGAGCAGTTCCCTTTCAAGGACGAAGATTTCCAGCGCTTTGATGA GTCTTCAGATGCATTGTTCTATGATGCGCCTCGATTCGTGACACACATCGATGACCCTGCAATTGCTGCCCTGACTAAGTATTACTCCGAGGTTTTCCCACCTAGCAACACTCCTGGAGTTAGTATCTTGGATATGTGTAGTAGTTGG GTCAGCCATTTTCCACCAGGCTACAAGCAAGAACGAGTGGTCGGATTAGGCATGAATGAAGAAGAGCTTAAGAGGAACCCA GTTCTCACAGAGTATGTTGTGCAAGACTTAAATGTGAACCCCAAACTTCCATTTGAGGATAACTCTTTTGACGTAATCACTAATGTG GTTAGTGTTGATTACCTGACAAAGCCTCTTGATGTGTTCAAGGAGATGCGCAGAATACTTAAGCCAGGTGGACTTGCAATAATGAG CTTTTCGAACCGATGCTTCTGGACAAAGGCCATTTCAATATGGACATCAACTGGGGATGCTGATCATGTTATGATTGTTGGGGCATACTTCCATTATGCTGGAGGCTTTGAACCTCCTCAG GCTGTGGATATATCTCCAAATCCAGGACGCTCTGATCCTATGTACATTGTGTACTCGAGGAAGCTCCCTACAGCTTGA
- the LOC112799774 gene encoding tetraspanin-2-like has protein sequence MGVRNNITSVLNFIALLASIPIIASGIWLASKTDNECIHSFRWPVSVLGILILLVSLVGFVGAYWNKQGILGFYLCCMAILIGILLFVLVFAFVVTRPDGSYVVPGRGYKESRIDGFSSWLRNHVTGYGSWEKIRACLAGSDVCIKLTQDFITADQFFKSHISPLQSGCCKPPSSCGYNYVSPTLWVNNANPMADTDCNMWSNDQSQLCYNCNACKAGLLGNLRREWRRANFILILALLLLIFVYLIACTAFNNAQTQHLFQCYKRGWV, from the exons atgggAGTAAGGAACAACATCACTTCAGTGCTAAACTTCATAGCCCTCTTGGCCTCAATTCCCATCATAGCATCAGGGATATGGCTAGCATCCAAGACAGACAATGAGTGCATCCACAGTTTCCGGTGGCCGGTTTCCGTCCTCGGAATCCTCATCCTCCTTGTTTCTCTAGTTGGCTTTGTTGGTGCTTATTGGAACAAACAAGGGATTTTGGGATTTTACCTTTGTTGCATGGCAATTCTCATAGGAATTCTGCTGTTCGTACTTGTGTTTGCATTTGTTGTTACTAGGCCTGATGGAAGTTATGTTGTTCCTGGAAGAGGCTACAAGGAGTCAAGGATTGATGGGTTTTCTTCTTGGCTAAGGAACCATGTCACTGGCTATGGAAGTTGGGAGAAGATAAGGGCTTGTTTGGCTGGTTCTGATGTATGCATTAAGCTCACACAGGATTTCATCACTGCTGACCAGTTTTTCAAATCTCATATCTCTCCTTTACAA TCAGGGTGTTGCAAACCTCCAAGTTCATGTGGCTACAACTACGTGAGCCCAACATTGTGGGTAAACAATGCAAATCCAATGGCAGACACAGATTGCAACATGTGGAGCAATGACCAGAGTCAACTCTGCTACAATTGCAATGCATGCAAGGCTGGCTTATTAGGAAACCTCAGAAGAGAGTGGAGAAGAGCCAACTTCATTCTCATTCTTGCTCTGCTTCTTCTCATTTTCGTCTATCTCATTGCATGCACTGCCTTCAACAATGCTCAAACACAACACCTTTTCCAATGTTACAAAAGGGGTTGGGTTtaa
- the LOC112803781 gene encoding F-box protein AUF2-like, translating into MDFLSKLKQKHHQSNNNLFELLPDDVILIIFNKVKDAKTLIRCFSVNKHLASLIPQTDVVSLSLIAPRSSNSHSLDRNHNNKGNFVKHVKSGVNYLATKLLQNCYVPTAAPTTSNKQEVPFSSDDTPCRRLRLFSHISYLRVEIHSDITDAGITRSSDEIFKWKARFSGRLKSWTLLCCSKKLRYFVGGGDWCLKSGALTQFKEREQRMNLSFRDAYARYRLAREMATQFATLKKVKVTDAKREGILSMTEDDIGDMRDSWREEEEGEEAVYLLQMWYVPLLELPMAKCMWKDAMFIVIRPMDINSRLVDFGFDSDTREQRMFTEGIREIMKSPKADRRAWRWNSTPVDRQLQ; encoded by the coding sequence ATGGATTTTCTTTCTAAATTGAAACAAAAACACCACCAATCAAATAATAATCTATTTGAGCTTCTTCCAGACGATGTAATCCTTATTATCTTCAACAAAGTAAAAGATGCCAAGACCCTTATTAGGTGCTTCTCCGTCAACAAGCATCTTGCCTCTCTCATCCCCCAAACCGATGTCGTATCGCTCTCTCTCATTGCCCCTCGCTCTTCTAACTCCCACTCTCTCGACAGGAACCACAACAACAAGGGTAATTTCGTAAAACACGTTAAATCCGGCGTTAATTACTTAGCCACCAAGCTCCTCCAAAACTGCTATGTTCCGACTGCCGCCCCCACCACAAGCAACAAACAAGAAGTCCCCTTCTCCTCCGACGATACTCCGTGTCGGCGCCTTAGACTATTCAGCCATATCTCGTACCTCCGGGTAGAGATTCATTCCGATATTACTGACGCCGGGATTACAAGATCCAGTGACGAAATCTTCAAGTGGAAAGCCAGATTCAGCGGCAGGTTAAAGAGTTGGACATTGCTCTGCTGCTCGAAAAAGCTTCGCTACTTCGTCGGTGGCGGCGACTGGTGTCTGAAGTCGGGGGCGCTAACACAGTTCAAGGAGAGGGAGCAACGCATGAACTTGAGTTTCAGAGATGCGTACGCGAGATATCGCCTAGCGAGGGAGATGGCGACACAGTTCGCAACGCTGAAGAAGGTGAAAGTGACCGATGCAAAGAGGGAGGGAATATTATCGATGACGGAGGATGATATTGGCGATATGAGAGATTCgtggagggaagaagaagagggagaagaagcggtGTATTTGTTACAGATGTGGTACGTGCCGTTATTGGAACTACCTATGGCGAAATGCATGTGGAAAGATGCTATGTTCATCGTGATTCGACCTATGGATATTAATAGCAGACTGGTTGACTTTGGATTTGACAGTGATACAAGGGAGCAGAGGATGTTCACGGAGGGGATAAGAGAGATCATGAAGTCTCCCAAGGCCGACCGCCGTGCATGGAGGTGGAACTCCACCCCTGTTGATCGTCAGTTGCAGTGA
- the LOC112802019 gene encoding 1-aminocyclopropane-1-carboxylate oxidase 1, with protein sequence MTIPVIDFSTLNGDKRSETMALLHEACQKWGFFMIENHDIDASLTEKVKKLVNEYYEKNLKDGFYKSELVKTLEKQEKTFDKDWEATFFIWHRPKSNIKEIPNISDELCNTMDEYIAQLILLAEKLSELMSENLGLEKTFIKKSFSSPNGIGPVMGTKVAKYPQCPNPKLVRGLREHTDAGGIILLLQDDKVGGLEFYKDGKWVEIPPSKNNAIFVNTGDQIEVLSNGLYKSVVHRVMPDKDGSRLSMASFYNPIGDAIIAPAPKLLYPSHYCYGDYLNLYGKTKFGEKGPRFEAIKNMGNGHAHTNNNIV encoded by the exons atGACTATTCCTGTGATAGATTTCAGCACTCTCAATGGTGACAAAAGGAGTGAGACAATGGCACTATTGCATGAAGCTTGTCAAAAGTGGGGATTTTTCATG ATAGAAAACCATGACATTGACGCTAGCTTGACGGAGAAGGTGAAGAAACTAGTTAATGAATACTATGAAAAAAACTTGAAAGATGGGTTCTACAAGTCTGAGTTAGTAAAAACATTGGAGAAACAAGAGAAAACTTTTGATAAAGATTGGGAAGCCACTTTCTTCATTTGGCATCGCCCCAAATCTAACATTAAGGAAATCCCAAACATTTCTGATGAACTTTG CAATACAATGGATGAGTACATTGCACAGCTTATTCTTCTAGCAGAGAAACTATCGGAGCTCATGAGTGAGAACCTTGGCTTGGAGAAAACTTTCATCAAGAAATCATTCTCTAGTCCTAATGGCATTGGACCAGTCATGGGTACAAAAGTGGCCAAATATCCTCAATGTCCAAACCCAAAGCTTGTTAGAGGCCTGAGGGAGCACACGGATGCAG GTGGCATCATTCTGTTGCTCCAAGATGACAAAGTTGGAGGCCTTGAATTCTACAAAGATGGTAAATGGGTTGAGATTCCACCATCCAAGAACAATGCCATATTTGTCAACACTGGCGACCAAATTGAAGTTCTAAGCAATGGATTGTACAAGAGTGTTGTGCACAGGGTCATGCCTGATAAAGATGGTAGCAGGCTTTCAATGGCAAGTTTCTATAATCCAATTGGCGATGCCATTATTGCTCCTGCACCTAAACTTTTGTATCCAAGTCACTATTGCTATGGTGATTACTTGAACCTTTATGGCAAGACCAAGTTTGGTGAGAAGGGTCCAAGATTTGAAGCCATCAAGAATATGGGCAATGGTCATGCTCacactaataataatatagtcTAG
- the LOC112803782 gene encoding uncharacterized mitochondrial protein AtMg00810-like, producing the protein MAQEFEMSDMGLMSYYLGIEVKQIEDRIFISQQAYAKELLKKLNMLDCNPTNTPMECGVKLFKEEEGVRKVDQTLFRSLMGSLRYLTCTRADILFSVGLVSRYMENPTETHMKAAKRILCYLRGTLEYGVFYSVSDEFKLMGYCDSDYAGDIDDRKNTTIFVFFLENNAISWCSKKQPIVTLSTCEAEYVVATTYACHAIWLKILLKKLHFEQVESTKIMMKNKSAIALAKNPVFHDRSKHIETKYHFICNVLRTCMWRLKLRPSLRGWGLTLDIFAKLKVSQRVFDWCLWKKEHWNIKSISIHKQFIHMEVKCENDRS; encoded by the exons ATGGCTCAAGAATTTGAGATGAGTGATATGGGATTAATGTCTTATTATCTGGGAATTGAAGTAAAACAAATAGAGGATAGAATTTTCATCTCACAACAGGCTTATGCAAAAGAGCTATTGAAGAAACTCAATATGCTAGATTGCAATCCTACCAATACACCTATGGAGTGTGGAGTCAAACTTTTCAAAGAGGAAGAAGGTGTAAGAAAAGTTGATCAAACATTATTCAGAAGTCTCATGGGGAGTTTAAGGTATTTGACCTGTACCAGAGCTgacattttattttcagttgggtTAGTTAGTCGTTACATGGAGAATCCAACAGAAACCCATATGAAGGCAGCCAAGAGAATTCTTTGCTATCTTAGAGGAACTCTTGAGTATGGCGTGTTTTATTCAGTTTCAGATGAATTCAAATTAATGGGTTATTGTGATAGTGATTATGCTGGGGATATTGACGATAGGAAGAATACTACTATATTTGTTTTCTTTCTAGAAAATAATGCAATTTCTTGGTGTTCAAAGAAACAACCTATAGTCACTCTTTCAACTTGTGAAGCTGAATATGTTGTTGCCACTACCTATGCATGTCATGCAATTTGGCTGAAGATACTACTAAAGAAACTTCATTTTGAGCAAGTTGAATCCACCAAGATCATGATGAAAAATAAGTCAGCGATCGCCCTAGCAAAGAATCCAGTGTTTCACGACAGAAGCAAGCACATAGAAACAAAGTATCATTTCATTTGCAATGTGTTGAGAACATGCATGTGGAGGTTGA AACTGAGACCATCATTAAGAGGATGGGGTTTGACTCTTGATATATTTGCGAAGCTGAAGGTTTCTCAGAGGGTATTTGATTGGTGCTTGTGGAAGAAGGAGCACTGGAATATTAAATCGATAAGTATCCACAAGCAGTTTATTCACATGGAAGTCAAATGCGAGAATGACAGGTCATGA